In the genome of Carnobacterium pleistocenium FTR1, one region contains:
- a CDS encoding phage tail protein: MYWLTLYNGPNDKEGTVIHNPFPKGSKTSAAKGKLAIKGIANMSFTINHLNPMWGQIKPYHTLIKVEDSQTNELVFNGRVLNLKQSMSSGWMFSETYECEDVLAYLYDSIQLYMKVQNASVSAFLQLMLDQHNSQVEAHKRFKLGNVTVTDPNDSLYRFLGYEKTYDAIKEKLLDSLGGFLVVRYEADGMYLDYLSSVGMKSETAIRLRKNLKSMDKSIAPQNIITKLVPLGAELEGKNGVVDSFDNLGDGTRVARVEIEDQNDLLNIPVSLLPNGTDVGSYLIIYGTAPNYVISASNGSETEDSAQPRMTIASVNNGLNYLLNNALVAEFGVIQGKVEYDDVTTPAALMSKGITDLNSQTISMTYSVVSVDYSLIDGSYDQLKIGNWHDLENPILTIDEPIQITEIGIDFIDPRNPDLTLGEKQTKLSQYQKESNKRVANIIQLQKTVESQTKSIVKLTSANNEVVKKYDKMQLSYDSLSATLEIDNQTGTSLALINLKKAIDDLGEEIPTFSLATSTSDGLMSSADKIKLDDLEEYTEATQSKSGLFSASDKTKLDLVTVSSPVDLNDIVTRLIALEPQE; the protein is encoded by the coding sequence CGGACCGAATGACAAAGAAGGAACGGTTATTCATAATCCTTTTCCTAAAGGGAGTAAAACGTCAGCAGCAAAAGGAAAATTAGCGATTAAAGGAATAGCGAATATGTCATTCACTATCAACCACTTGAATCCCATGTGGGGGCAAATTAAGCCTTATCACACACTAATTAAGGTAGAGGATAGTCAGACAAACGAATTGGTTTTCAATGGCCGTGTGCTTAATTTAAAGCAGTCCATGTCAAGTGGATGGATGTTTTCAGAGACTTATGAGTGTGAGGATGTCTTAGCTTATTTATACGATAGCATACAGTTGTATATGAAAGTACAGAACGCTTCCGTATCCGCGTTTTTGCAATTAATGTTAGACCAACATAATTCGCAAGTAGAAGCACATAAACGATTTAAGTTAGGAAATGTAACAGTTACGGATCCAAACGATTCGCTATATAGATTTTTAGGTTACGAGAAAACATATGACGCAATCAAAGAAAAACTACTCGATTCATTGGGTGGTTTTTTAGTTGTACGTTACGAAGCAGATGGTATGTATCTGGATTATTTATCAAGCGTTGGTATGAAATCAGAAACAGCTATTCGATTAAGAAAAAATCTTAAAAGTATGGACAAATCAATTGCGCCACAAAATATCATTACTAAACTGGTTCCTTTGGGAGCTGAGTTAGAGGGTAAAAACGGAGTTGTTGATAGTTTTGATAACTTAGGTGATGGAACAAGAGTAGCAAGAGTTGAGATTGAAGATCAAAACGATTTACTAAATATACCAGTGAGTTTATTGCCAAATGGGACAGACGTCGGAAGTTATTTAATAATATATGGAACCGCACCTAATTATGTTATTTCAGCTAGTAACGGTTCAGAAACAGAAGACTCCGCACAACCTAGAATGACAATTGCTTCTGTTAATAATGGTTTGAATTATCTTTTAAATAATGCTTTAGTAGCTGAATTTGGCGTTATACAAGGAAAGGTAGAATACGACGATGTCACAACACCTGCAGCGTTAATGTCTAAAGGTATAACCGACTTAAATAGCCAAACAATCAGCATGACCTACAGCGTTGTATCCGTTGACTACTCATTGATTGACGGTAGTTATGATCAATTGAAAATTGGAAACTGGCACGATTTAGAAAATCCAATATTGACGATTGACGAGCCAATCCAGATTACAGAAATAGGGATTGATTTCATTGATCCTAGAAATCCGGATTTAACACTTGGAGAAAAGCAAACAAAATTGTCTCAGTATCAAAAAGAATCAAATAAGCGAGTGGCAAATATTATTCAACTACAAAAAACGGTAGAAAGCCAAACAAAATCAATTGTTAAACTAACGTCTGCAAATAACGAGGTTGTTAAAAAGTATGACAAAATGCAACTATCTTATGATAGTTTGAGTGCTACTTTGGAAATAGACAATCAAACTGGTACAAGTTTAGCTTTAATAAACCTAAAAAAAGCAATAGATGATTTAGGTGAAGAAATTCCAACGTTCAGTTTAGCCACATCTACAAGCGACGGATTAATGTCTAGCGCCGATAAAATCAAACTAGATGATTTAGAAGAATACACCGAGGCTACTCAATCCAAGAGTGGTCTTTTTAGCGCATCTGACAAGACTAAACTAGATTTGGTCACTGTTAGTAGTCCGGTTGATTTGAACGACATAGTAACGAGATTGATAGCATTAGAACCACAAGAATAA